The following proteins are co-located in the Sporosarcina pasteurii genome:
- a CDS encoding nitronate monooxygenase family protein translates to MSKIPSSLQNLRIPVIAAPMFIISNPKLVIEQCKAGIIGSMPALNARPAAQLDEWLAEITEELAAYNAKNPDRPAAPFAINQIVHRSNERLEQDMELCVKYKVPIIISSLGAREEIFDAAHSYGGIVFHDVINNTFAHKAVEKGADGLVAVAAGAGGHAGVKSPFAFIQEIREWFDGPLALSGSIATGSSILAAEAMGADFAYIGSPFIATDEARASKAYKQAIVDCTSDDIVYSNLFTGIHGNYLKPSIQAAGLDPDNLPESDPSKMNFGEDGAKAWKDIWGSGQGIGAIKAVTSTAKYVDKLDKEYLEARDRLYSKAQENSIHI, encoded by the coding sequence ATGTCAAAAATTCCATCATCACTTCAAAATTTACGCATCCCTGTCATCGCTGCACCTATGTTTATCATTAGCAATCCGAAACTTGTGATAGAACAATGTAAAGCAGGCATTATTGGTTCAATGCCCGCACTGAATGCACGGCCTGCCGCCCAACTAGATGAATGGTTGGCTGAGATTACCGAGGAACTGGCGGCTTATAACGCCAAAAATCCAGACCGTCCGGCAGCACCATTCGCGATTAATCAAATTGTCCATAGATCCAATGAACGATTAGAACAAGATATGGAATTATGCGTGAAATATAAAGTTCCAATTATTATTTCTTCATTAGGTGCTCGTGAAGAAATATTTGACGCTGCACATAGCTATGGTGGGATTGTGTTTCATGATGTGATTAACAATACTTTTGCCCATAAGGCGGTTGAAAAGGGTGCCGATGGTTTAGTCGCAGTTGCGGCTGGAGCTGGCGGACATGCCGGTGTAAAGAGTCCATTTGCATTCATTCAAGAAATTCGAGAGTGGTTCGACGGTCCGCTTGCTCTATCTGGCTCAATAGCTACAGGAAGTTCGATTTTAGCTGCAGAGGCGATGGGTGCTGATTTCGCTTATATCGGTTCACCATTTATTGCAACGGATGAAGCACGTGCTTCAAAAGCGTATAAACAGGCAATCGTTGACTGTACGTCTGATGACATTGTGTATAGCAATCTATTTACAGGTATCCATGGAAATTATTTAAAGCCATCTATTCAAGCTGCAGGTTTAGATCCGGACAATTTACCTGAAAGTGATCCATCTAAAATGAATTTTGGTGAAGATGGTGCCAAAGCATGGAAAGACATTTGGGGCAGCGGTCAAGGGATAGGTGCGATTAAAGCCGTGACAAGTACAGCCAAATATGTCGATAAGTTGGATAAAGAATATTTGGAAGCAAGAGATAGACTTTATAGTAAAGCTCAAGAAAATAGCATTCATATATAA
- a CDS encoding DNA polymerase thumb domain-containing protein: MNLPKRNIVCMDMRSFYASCAAVLEGLDVMETPIAIIGDKNRKGGVVLAASPPLKEKFGIQTGNRLFEIPDDPSIRLIEPKMQFFIDVSMEITRLLNQYVPKEAIHTYSIDESFIDLDGTERLWGPPKETVRRIQDDLVRQFELKAAFGIGQNLLLSKLALDLEAKKIGIAEWTYEDVPEKLWPVAPLSRMWGIGSRLERTLNHMGIFSVGDLANTSLEKLEKKFGVMGNQLYYHAHGIDLSDMGPLLLEEQVSFGKGQMLFRDYVKREDILVVILEMCEDVAMRARKAKKVGYTVHLSADYSKNAFGGGFSRSRSIAEATNDTMKIYQVCADLLEKFHDGRPIRRLAISLTKLEDEHVMQLSLFDEHKWRNRKLGETMDSLRSKYGSNAILRAVSYTEAGTAVERSKLIGGHFR; the protein is encoded by the coding sequence ATGAATTTGCCAAAGCGAAATATTGTTTGCATGGATATGAGAAGTTTTTATGCAAGTTGTGCTGCGGTACTAGAAGGACTCGATGTGATGGAAACGCCTATTGCCATTATTGGTGATAAGAACCGGAAAGGGGGAGTCGTTCTCGCTGCTTCACCGCCACTTAAAGAAAAATTCGGCATTCAAACAGGAAATCGGTTGTTTGAAATCCCAGACGATCCATCCATTCGTTTAATTGAGCCAAAAATGCAATTTTTTATCGATGTATCGATGGAAATTACGCGTCTTCTGAATCAATACGTACCGAAAGAAGCAATTCATACGTATAGCATTGACGAAAGTTTTATTGACCTTGATGGAACAGAAAGATTATGGGGGCCACCAAAAGAGACGGTACGCCGTATTCAAGATGATCTTGTTCGTCAATTCGAATTAAAAGCAGCTTTCGGCATTGGACAAAACCTTCTCTTATCGAAATTGGCACTTGATCTAGAAGCCAAAAAGATAGGCATTGCCGAATGGACGTACGAAGATGTACCTGAAAAACTTTGGCCTGTCGCGCCGTTAAGTCGAATGTGGGGAATTGGCAGCCGACTAGAACGAACGTTAAATCATATGGGGATTTTTTCGGTAGGTGATTTAGCAAATACTTCTCTTGAAAAACTAGAAAAGAAATTTGGTGTCATGGGAAATCAGCTCTATTACCATGCACACGGCATCGATTTATCGGATATGGGTCCTTTGTTACTTGAAGAACAAGTTAGTTTTGGGAAAGGACAAATGCTCTTTCGGGATTACGTGAAACGTGAAGATATTTTAGTCGTCATTCTTGAGATGTGTGAAGATGTAGCGATGCGGGCAAGAAAAGCGAAAAAAGTAGGGTATACGGTTCATTTATCCGCCGATTATTCTAAAAATGCATTTGGCGGTGGTTTTAGTCGTTCACGTTCTATAGCTGAAGCAACAAACGATACGATGAAAATTTATCAAGTATGTGCAGATTTGTTAGAGAAGTTTCATGATGGACGACCGATTCGTCGATTGGCGATTAGTTTAACAAAACTAGAAGATGAACATGTGATGCAATTAAGTTTATTTGACGAACATAAATGGCGCAACCGGAAACTTGGCGAAACAATGGATTCGCTTCGAAGTAAGTACGGCTCTAACGCAATACTACGAGCTGTTTCTTATACAGAAGCAGGCACGGCAGTGGAAAGGTCAAAGTTAATTGGTGGGCATTTTCGGTGA
- a CDS encoding DUF4097 family beta strand repeat-containing protein, translating to MRRQDIMRVAVLFIGIVLLINVLLFLFRGGHGSLSKSIPGDEIVNIHITTDIGDIQIAPHDGDDIRVHLEGKTTTQPAKSYKLIVKEKYDELTIRAKTKTKWLPFQKSAGSYTVLIELPSKQYEQLYVEADVANIYMEAIAASNSFVTTRVGHITLKNVAGSLNSTTEVGDNTIELPTVSENISATSTVGNVIVKMKEVPLALQSDIHNSVGNTTINLPNAEEGSIGIDGPLLKLTVEVGNISVLLVDG from the coding sequence TTGAGGCGTCAGGACATCATGCGAGTAGCAGTTCTGTTCATCGGGATTGTACTCCTAATCAATGTCCTCCTTTTTCTATTTCGAGGAGGGCATGGAAGTTTAAGTAAGTCTATTCCTGGAGATGAAATTGTCAATATTCATATCACGACTGATATTGGAGATATTCAAATCGCTCCGCATGATGGAGACGATATACGTGTACATCTAGAAGGCAAAACAACCACGCAACCTGCCAAAAGTTATAAGCTTATCGTGAAAGAAAAGTACGATGAACTTACGATTCGTGCGAAAACAAAAACAAAGTGGCTTCCATTTCAAAAATCAGCGGGGAGCTACACCGTATTAATCGAATTACCAAGCAAACAGTATGAACAACTGTATGTAGAAGCAGATGTTGCGAACATCTATATGGAGGCAATTGCAGCAAGCAACTCTTTCGTAACGACAAGGGTCGGCCATATTACGTTAAAAAATGTAGCTGGCTCGCTAAATAGCACAACTGAAGTAGGAGATAATACAATTGAACTGCCTACCGTCTCCGAAAACATTTCTGCAACTTCAACAGTAGGAAATGTCATCGTGAAAATGAAAGAGGTTCCGCTAGCTCTTCAATCAGATATTCATAATAGCGTCGGAAATACAACGATTAATTTACCAAATGCAGAAGAAGGTTCTATCGGGATAGATGGTCCGCTATTGAAATTAACCGTTGAAGTCGGGAATATCTCTGTACTTCTAGTAGATGGGTAA
- the ilvA gene encoding threonine ammonia-lyase IlvA yields the protein MTTKEAEVDTLHVEDILKAYHLLKDVVTHTPLQRNEQLSEKYACDVYIKREDLQYVRSFKLRGAYYKIKKVEQTAREKGIVCASAGNHAQGVAYSCAQLGIHGTIFMPQTTPKQKVNQVKMFGRDHIEIVLTGDTFDDSFTSAMAFTTNNDKIFIHPFDDLDIIAGQGTVAIEVMNDIEKPIDYVFSSIGGGGLTAGLSTYIKSVSPMTQMIGVEPAGAASMKSAFEAGSATLLPSIDKFVDGAAVQCVGNHTYDICQKYLSDIVPVPEGKVCSTILDLYNLHAIIAEPAGALPIAALDFYKEQIKGKSIVCVISGGNNDIGRMQEIKEKSLMYEGLLYYFIVNFPQRAGALRQFLDNVLGPDDDITTFEYTKKNNKESGPGLVGIELKYSEDYEGLIERMNQSGFSYKEVNKDSTLFELLI from the coding sequence ATGACAACTAAAGAAGCGGAAGTTGATACGCTACATGTGGAAGATATTTTAAAAGCGTATCATCTGTTAAAAGACGTAGTGACACATACACCTTTACAAAGAAATGAACAACTTTCCGAAAAATACGCGTGTGATGTCTATATAAAGAGAGAGGACTTGCAATATGTGAGGTCTTTTAAATTACGTGGGGCTTACTATAAAATAAAAAAAGTTGAACAAACAGCCCGTGAAAAAGGGATTGTTTGCGCAAGTGCCGGCAACCATGCACAAGGCGTTGCTTATTCATGTGCGCAGCTAGGAATTCACGGAACCATTTTCATGCCACAAACGACACCGAAACAAAAAGTAAATCAAGTCAAAATGTTCGGTCGCGATCATATAGAAATCGTTTTGACTGGCGATACTTTCGATGATTCATTTACTTCGGCTATGGCATTTACAACGAATAATGATAAAATATTCATTCATCCTTTCGATGACTTGGATATTATTGCTGGACAAGGAACGGTTGCCATTGAAGTGATGAACGACATTGAAAAGCCGATAGATTATGTATTTTCAAGCATCGGCGGGGGCGGACTCACGGCTGGGCTCAGTACATACATCAAAAGTGTTTCGCCAATGACACAGATGATTGGAGTTGAACCTGCCGGCGCTGCAAGTATGAAATCAGCATTTGAGGCCGGAAGTGCGACTCTTTTACCATCCATCGATAAGTTCGTAGACGGGGCTGCCGTACAATGTGTCGGAAATCATACGTATGACATTTGTCAGAAGTATTTATCTGATATTGTACCTGTGCCGGAAGGAAAAGTTTGTTCTACCATTTTAGATTTATACAATTTGCATGCCATCATCGCAGAACCGGCTGGTGCTCTACCAATCGCAGCACTTGATTTTTATAAAGAACAAATTAAAGGCAAGTCGATTGTTTGTGTCATTAGCGGCGGAAATAATGATATTGGTAGAATGCAGGAAATTAAAGAGAAATCATTAATGTACGAAGGGTTACTTTATTATTTCATCGTTAATTTCCCGCAACGAGCTGGTGCATTAAGACAATTTTTGGATAATGTACTTGGACCAGATGACGATATCACCACTTTTGAATATACAAAGAAAAACAACAAAGAAAGCGGTCCTGGACTTGTCGGCATCGAATTAAAATATAGCGAAGATTATGAAGGACTCATTGAACGGATGAATCAATCCGGTTTTTCCTATAAAGAAGTGAACAAAGATAGCACATTGTTTGAACTGCTCATTTAA